One window of Paenibacillus sp. FSL K6-3182 genomic DNA carries:
- a CDS encoding VanW family protein, translating to MFRIIKRIHIGIIIAASLLLIAAVGWGFIWNYAQQKTVPDGVDAGGIAVGGMQVTDALKLLEEYESSLQQRTITIHAAANAGDSKQWTVNELGYKAEFKTIREALLKLDEGEIWDRAVYRYQFPNQYELSQAWNSDAFDAALRKQWSWIEKSATKNAVRRITDTDQVIYEPHVDAFRLDTGKLTDQVNDWVIIKREKIGAPVEKTFEAELPITVIHPEVTLEKLKDEGIERKIISFSTDFRTSAEGRAHNVTVTAETLNDWVLAPDEIFDYDKLITRAEELYEYREAPVILNGKLVPGIGGGICQVSSTLYNAILRAGLEIVERRNHSLPVAYLPIGQDATYAGGAINFRFKNTTGKYLIIRTSVDDRKLTIKLFGTMKENEKYDIESVTLKTIAPAIQEKTNSRLSPGQKVTVESGKQGYVVETYRTFTRDGKVISRDRLSRDTYKAQPTIIEVGPMKGGKGPSATPTPPQQTTEPLLEDGVF from the coding sequence GTGTTTCGTATCATAAAACGTATCCATATTGGCATTATCATCGCAGCATCGCTGCTTCTTATTGCAGCAGTAGGTTGGGGCTTTATTTGGAATTATGCACAGCAAAAAACAGTTCCTGATGGGGTTGATGCCGGCGGCATCGCTGTTGGCGGCATGCAAGTGACAGATGCACTTAAGCTGCTTGAGGAATATGAGAGCTCGCTGCAGCAGCGTACCATTACCATCCATGCCGCTGCTAATGCTGGCGACAGCAAGCAGTGGACCGTAAACGAGCTTGGGTATAAAGCGGAATTCAAAACCATTCGCGAGGCATTATTGAAGCTGGACGAAGGTGAAATATGGGATCGTGCCGTTTACCGCTATCAGTTCCCCAATCAATATGAGCTCTCGCAAGCTTGGAATTCAGACGCCTTTGATGCCGCACTCCGCAAGCAGTGGAGCTGGATTGAAAAGAGTGCTACCAAAAATGCTGTCCGAAGGATCACAGATACCGACCAAGTCATCTACGAACCGCATGTCGATGCTTTTCGCTTGGATACTGGAAAGCTTACCGATCAGGTAAATGATTGGGTTATCATAAAAAGGGAGAAGATCGGAGCACCTGTTGAGAAGACTTTTGAAGCTGAGCTGCCAATTACCGTCATTCATCCGGAAGTGACACTTGAGAAATTGAAGGATGAAGGCATTGAACGAAAAATCATATCATTTTCCACTGATTTCAGGACGAGCGCAGAAGGACGTGCCCATAACGTGACTGTAACGGCAGAAACGCTCAATGATTGGGTGCTTGCGCCAGATGAAATATTTGATTATGACAAGCTCATTACGAGAGCAGAGGAATTATATGAGTATCGCGAGGCGCCCGTTATTTTAAACGGCAAGCTTGTTCCAGGTATCGGCGGCGGTATTTGCCAAGTCTCAAGTACACTTTATAACGCTATTCTTCGAGCAGGGCTAGAAATTGTTGAACGGCGCAATCACTCTTTGCCGGTTGCTTATTTGCCTATTGGCCAAGATGCTACTTATGCAGGTGGTGCGATTAACTTTCGTTTCAAAAATACAACGGGCAAATATCTCATCATTCGCACCTCAGTAGATGATCGCAAACTGACGATCAAGCTGTTCGGTACGATGAAAGAAAACGAAAAATATGATATCGAATCGGTAACGCTCAAAACGATTGCCCCTGCCATTCAGGAGAAAACAAATTCTCGCCTATCGCCAGGCCAGAAGGTTACTGTGGAATCAGGAAAACAAGGTTATGTGGTAGAAACATACCGTACGTTTACGCGTGACGGCAAGGTTATCTCCCGTGACCGATTGTCGCGCGATACGTACAAGGCTCAGCCAACCATCATCGAGGTTGGTCCAATGAAAGGCGGCAAGGGGCCGTCGGCAACACCGACTCCGCCACAGCAAACGACAGAGCCGCTGCTTGAGGACGGCGTTTTTTAG
- the argH gene encoding argininosuccinate lyase, whose product MSKLWGGRFTKKTDQLVEEYTASIMFDKELAEEDIQGSLAHVTMLGKQGILPLDDVEKIKDGLHRVLQRIKRDDIEFSIGDEDIHMNIEKTLIDDVGSVGGKLHTGRSRNDQVATDMHLWLRKRVVEFVDMLYKLQSALIEQAKANIDTIVPGYTHLQRAQPILFAHHLMAYVSMFGRDIERLQDSYKRINVLPLGAGALAGTTFPIDRHYVASQLKFDRVYENSLDAVSDRDFIVEFLADASIIMMHLSRLSEELILWSSTEFHFVELDDAFCTGSSIMPQKKNPDVPELVRGKTGRVYGDLVGLLTVLKSLPLAYNKDMQEDKEGMFDTVKTLQGALQLFAPMIATMKVNKERMRQAVNQDFSNATDIADFLVGKGLPFRQAHEVIGKTVLYCIEQNKYLLDLTLEEFKKFSSLFDDRIYAVLQPEQVVNARNVYGGTAKTQVQDAIGRAEVALEQTAAWVTEYLERSR is encoded by the coding sequence GTGAGTAAATTATGGGGCGGTCGTTTTACAAAAAAAACGGACCAATTGGTAGAGGAATACACAGCATCAATCATGTTCGACAAGGAACTCGCTGAAGAGGATATTCAAGGCAGTCTGGCGCATGTAACGATGCTGGGCAAGCAAGGTATTCTTCCGCTGGACGACGTTGAGAAGATTAAGGACGGGCTGCACCGCGTCCTTCAACGCATCAAACGTGATGATATCGAGTTCTCAATCGGAGACGAAGATATCCATATGAATATCGAAAAGACGCTAATCGACGATGTTGGCTCTGTAGGCGGCAAGCTGCATACAGGACGCAGCCGGAACGATCAAGTGGCGACGGATATGCATTTATGGCTTCGCAAGCGCGTTGTCGAGTTCGTGGATATGCTTTATAAGCTTCAATCTGCACTTATCGAGCAAGCAAAAGCTAACATTGATACCATTGTACCTGGTTACACGCATTTGCAGCGTGCGCAGCCGATCCTGTTTGCACATCATTTGATGGCTTACGTATCGATGTTTGGACGCGATATTGAGCGTTTGCAGGACAGCTACAAGCGCATCAATGTACTTCCACTTGGAGCAGGCGCTTTGGCAGGGACAACCTTCCCAATCGATCGCCATTATGTGGCGAGCCAGCTTAAGTTTGACCGCGTTTATGAGAACAGCTTGGATGCGGTAAGCGACCGTGACTTTATTGTTGAGTTTCTTGCGGACGCATCGATCATCATGATGCATCTTTCGCGCCTTAGCGAGGAGCTCATCCTTTGGTCGAGCACGGAATTCCACTTTGTTGAGCTGGACGATGCATTCTGCACAGGCAGCAGCATTATGCCGCAAAAGAAAAACCCAGACGTACCCGAGCTTGTTCGCGGTAAAACGGGACGCGTTTACGGAGATCTTGTTGGCTTGTTGACGGTTCTTAAGTCACTGCCTCTTGCTTACAACAAAGACATGCAGGAAGACAAAGAAGGCATGTTCGATACGGTGAAGACGCTGCAAGGCGCGCTTCAGCTGTTCGCTCCAATGATCGCAACGATGAAGGTGAACAAGGAACGGATGCGTCAAGCCGTTAACCAGGACTTCTCGAACGCAACAGATATTGCAGACTTCCTTGTTGGCAAAGGCTTGCCTTTCCGCCAAGCGCATGAGGTTATCGGCAAAACGGTATTGTATTGCATCGAGCAAAACAAATACTTGCTAGACCTGACGCTGGAAGAGTTCAAAAAGTTCTCATCATTGTTCGATGATCGCATTTATGCCGTGCTTCAACCAGAACAGGTTGTTAATGCTCGTAACGTTTATGGCGGCACAGCAAAAACACAAGTGCAAGATGCGATTGGTCGCGCAGAGGTGGCTCTTGAGCAAACTGCAGCTTGGGTGACTGAGTATCTTGAACGCAGCAGATAA
- a CDS encoding argininosuccinate synthase — translation MAKEKIVLAYSGGLDTSVILKWLKETYDAEIIAFTADIGQKDELDGLEAKALATGASKVYIDDLRDEFAKDFIYPMFQAGTLYEGQYLLGTSIARPLIAKRMVDIARAEGAAYIAHGATGKGNDQVRFELTAAALAPEIGVIAPWRLEAFREEFPGRAEMIAYAEKHNIPVTASAAKPYSTDRNLLHISFESGMLEDPWFDPSSEENESMYVLSVSPENAPDKAEYVELTFAEGNCTAINGKELSPLEIMDTLNELGGKHGIGRVDMVENRFVGMKSRGVYETPGGTILFTAHRKMESLTMDREVMHLRDSLIAKYSQLVYNGFWFAPERLALQALVTESQKNVSGVVRLKLYKGNVIGAGVQSPVSLYNPDIATMEADPSQAYDQGDATGFIRLNALRLKVSSAVSNK, via the coding sequence ATGGCAAAAGAAAAAATCGTACTCGCCTACTCCGGAGGCTTGGATACTTCGGTTATCCTCAAATGGTTGAAAGAAACTTATGACGCAGAAATCATCGCATTTACAGCAGATATCGGTCAAAAGGATGAGCTGGACGGCTTGGAAGCAAAAGCACTGGCAACGGGCGCTTCTAAAGTGTACATCGACGATCTTCGCGATGAATTTGCCAAAGACTTCATCTACCCGATGTTCCAAGCAGGAACGCTTTATGAAGGTCAATATTTGCTCGGTACTTCTATTGCCCGTCCGCTTATCGCTAAGCGTATGGTTGATATCGCTCGCGCAGAAGGCGCAGCTTATATCGCACACGGCGCTACAGGCAAAGGCAACGATCAGGTTCGTTTTGAGCTGACTGCTGCTGCACTAGCTCCTGAGATCGGCGTTATCGCGCCATGGCGCCTTGAAGCATTCCGTGAAGAATTCCCGGGTCGTGCGGAAATGATCGCTTATGCAGAGAAACACAACATTCCAGTTACAGCGTCTGCTGCGAAGCCTTATTCGACAGACCGCAACCTGCTGCATATCAGCTTCGAGAGCGGCATGCTGGAAGATCCTTGGTTCGATCCTAGCTCTGAAGAAAACGAAAGCATGTATGTACTAAGCGTATCTCCTGAGAACGCGCCGGATAAAGCAGAATATGTTGAGCTTACTTTTGCAGAGGGCAATTGCACAGCTATTAACGGCAAAGAGCTTAGCCCGCTAGAAATTATGGATACGCTGAATGAGCTTGGCGGCAAGCACGGCATCGGACGCGTTGATATGGTTGAGAACCGTTTCGTCGGCATGAAGAGCCGCGGCGTGTACGAAACACCGGGCGGCACAATCTTGTTCACAGCTCACCGCAAAATGGAATCATTAACAATGGACCGCGAGGTTATGCATCTTCGTGATTCGTTGATTGCAAAATATAGCCAGCTCGTATACAACGGCTTCTGGTTCGCGCCGGAGCGTCTTGCTTTGCAAGCACTTGTGACAGAATCGCAAAAAAATGTGAGCGGCGTTGTTCGCTTGAAGCTGTACAAAGGAAATGTTATCGGAGCAGGCGTACAAAGCCCAGTGAGCTTGTACAACCCTGATATTGCAACGATGGAAGCTGATCCTTCACAAGCATACGATCAAGGGGATGCGACTGGCTTCATCCGTCTGAACGCATTGCGTCTAAAAGTATCGTCGGCAGTTAGCAATAAATAA
- the argF gene encoding ornithine carbamoyltransferase has translation MQGIVNEDLAQSLKGRDFLMLVDFKPEEIRYLIDLAIDLKQKQKAGETHHILKGKTLGMIFEKSSTRTRVSFEVGMYQLGGQGLFLSGNDLQIGRGETIWDTAQTLSRYLDGIMIRTFAHRKVVELARGATIPVINGLTDLSHPCQALADYQTILEQKGRLEGLKIAYIGDGNNMTHSLLMGAAKLGLHMSVATPEGYEPDADIIQQTKDHAAETGSQIHICRDPKEAIADADIVYTDVWASMGQEAEQKEREIAFAAYQVNEAITKYAKKDYLFMHCLPAHRGEEVSEGVIDGDRSIIFDQAENRLHAQKAIMAAIMS, from the coding sequence ATGCAGGGAATAGTAAACGAGGATTTGGCGCAAAGCTTGAAGGGGCGCGACTTTCTCATGCTGGTTGATTTTAAGCCAGAGGAAATTCGTTACTTGATCGACCTAGCGATTGATTTGAAGCAAAAACAAAAAGCAGGCGAAACTCACCACATTCTAAAAGGTAAGACGCTTGGCATGATCTTTGAAAAATCGTCTACACGTACGCGCGTTTCGTTCGAAGTTGGGATGTACCAGCTTGGCGGTCAAGGTCTATTCCTGAGTGGAAATGACCTGCAAATCGGTCGCGGCGAAACGATTTGGGATACAGCCCAAACGTTGTCCCGTTATCTAGATGGTATTATGATTCGTACATTTGCGCATCGCAAAGTGGTTGAGCTTGCTCGTGGAGCGACGATTCCGGTTATTAACGGTTTGACGGATCTTTCACATCCATGCCAAGCGCTTGCGGATTACCAAACCATTCTTGAGCAAAAGGGTCGTTTGGAAGGCTTGAAAATTGCCTATATCGGCGATGGCAACAATATGACTCATTCCCTGTTGATGGGCGCTGCGAAGCTTGGCCTTCATATGTCTGTTGCGACTCCTGAGGGTTACGAGCCGGATGCAGATATTATTCAACAAACGAAGGATCATGCTGCTGAAACAGGCTCGCAAATTCACATTTGCCGCGATCCGAAGGAAGCTATTGCTGACGCTGATATCGTGTACACAGATGTGTGGGCGAGCATGGGTCAAGAAGCAGAGCAGAAGGAACGCGAGATTGCTTTTGCGGCGTATCAGGTCAATGAGGCGATTACAAAATATGCGAAGAAAGACTATCTCTTCATGCACTGCTTGCCTGCACACCGCGGCGAAGAAGTGAGCGAAGGCGTAATCGACGGCGATCGTTCGATTATTTTCGACCAGGCAGAGAACCGTCTTCATGCACAAAAAGCGATTATGGCAGCAATTATGTCCTAG
- a CDS encoding acetylornithine transaminase has protein sequence MSETNATATADQSLFPTYARYPMALVKGEGSWLWDDKGNKYLDFMSGIAVTNLGHAPKQIKAALVKQLDELWHVSNLFHIPNQADAGKLITDNSCADAVFFCNSGAEANEAAIKLARRYNQKVLNNGRFEIITFEQSFHGRTLATLTATGQDKVKEGFAPLLAGFKTIPLNDLAALEAAVSDQTAAVMLEMVQAEGGIYPVDPDYMKELVALCEKQGILLIVDEIQTGMGRTGKLFAYEHYGIEPDIFTMAKGLGSGFPVGAMAAKEKLREGFTAGSHGSTFGGTPIATAVVKATLETIVGDNLSERAAQKGEYLISQLREKLAGNEFVHEVRGLGLLVGIACAEPIADILNEAQTRGLIAISAGPNVIRLLPNLLVTDEEIDISVALLVELLEAKRPVVKS, from the coding sequence ATGAGTGAAACGAATGCAACAGCTACAGCTGACCAATCTCTTTTTCCAACCTATGCAAGATATCCAATGGCATTGGTAAAAGGTGAAGGCAGCTGGTTATGGGATGATAAAGGAAATAAATATCTTGATTTTATGAGCGGTATTGCCGTTACAAATCTAGGGCATGCTCCTAAACAAATCAAAGCGGCGCTTGTTAAACAGCTCGATGAATTGTGGCATGTATCAAATCTGTTCCATATTCCGAACCAAGCGGATGCAGGCAAGCTCATTACCGACAATAGCTGCGCGGATGCTGTATTTTTCTGCAACTCGGGTGCTGAAGCTAACGAAGCGGCTATCAAGCTTGCACGCCGTTACAATCAGAAGGTACTGAACAATGGTCGGTTCGAAATTATTACTTTTGAGCAATCGTTTCATGGACGTACGCTAGCTACGCTTACGGCAACTGGCCAGGATAAGGTGAAGGAAGGTTTTGCGCCGCTGCTGGCTGGCTTCAAAACCATCCCGCTGAACGACCTTGCTGCGCTTGAAGCGGCTGTGTCTGATCAGACAGCAGCGGTCATGCTGGAGATGGTGCAAGCGGAGGGCGGTATTTATCCGGTTGATCCAGACTATATGAAGGAGCTTGTCGCGTTATGCGAGAAGCAAGGCATCCTTCTTATTGTGGATGAGATTCAAACAGGAATGGGACGTACAGGCAAGCTGTTCGCATATGAGCATTACGGCATTGAGCCTGATATTTTCACGATGGCGAAAGGTCTTGGAAGCGGGTTTCCTGTTGGCGCGATGGCAGCAAAGGAAAAGCTTCGTGAAGGCTTTACGGCAGGCAGCCATGGCTCAACATTCGGTGGAACGCCGATTGCAACAGCAGTTGTAAAGGCAACTCTAGAGACAATTGTTGGTGACAATTTATCGGAGCGCGCAGCGCAAAAGGGTGAATATCTCATTTCGCAGCTTCGCGAGAAGCTTGCGGGAAATGAATTTGTTCATGAGGTTCGTGGACTTGGCCTGCTAGTAGGAATTGCATGCGCGGAACCCATTGCTGATATTTTGAACGAGGCTCAGACACGTGGCCTGATCGCGATTTCGGCAGGACCAAATGTCATCCGCCTATTGCCTAATTTACTCGTTACGGATGAAGAAATAGATATTTCTGTTGCGTTATTAGTCGAACTATTGGAAGCGAAGCGACCAGTCGTTAAATCATAA
- the argB gene encoding acetylglutamate kinase: MKCGGSTLAALPNSFFDELRELQLSGVLPVIVHGGGPAISETLGKLGIETGFVNGLRVTNDAVLDVVEMVLAGRINKEIVRKIQINGAKALGLSGVDGKLIQAQPVANAAEIGFVGDVTDVNAEIIEGVMGMGYIPVIAPIGIDDQGQRYNINADTAAGAVASHLGVERMIVVTDVPGILKTVDGQKQVLPVVSVAEIEEMITSGEIYGGMIPKVRAAIQCIQGRVREVVIVSGEEPGVLTRAVREGGVGTRIVQIHEGRV, translated from the coding sequence ATGAAATGCGGAGGCAGTACGCTAGCGGCGCTTCCTAACAGCTTTTTTGACGAGTTGCGGGAGCTTCAGCTCTCTGGCGTTCTTCCGGTCATCGTACACGGCGGTGGCCCAGCGATATCGGAAACGCTTGGCAAGCTGGGAATCGAGACGGGATTTGTTAACGGTCTGCGTGTAACGAACGATGCTGTGCTTGACGTCGTTGAGATGGTGCTAGCAGGACGTATCAATAAAGAAATTGTGCGTAAAATTCAAATCAACGGCGCGAAGGCACTGGGACTATCCGGGGTGGACGGCAAGCTCATTCAAGCGCAGCCAGTTGCGAATGCTGCCGAGATTGGTTTTGTTGGCGATGTAACCGATGTAAATGCTGAGATTATTGAAGGTGTCATGGGCATGGGTTACATTCCGGTTATTGCACCTATCGGTATTGATGATCAAGGGCAGCGCTACAACATTAATGCGGATACGGCTGCAGGCGCTGTTGCGTCCCATCTCGGAGTAGAGCGAATGATCGTTGTAACGGATGTGCCAGGCATTCTCAAAACAGTAGATGGACAGAAGCAGGTGCTTCCTGTTGTCTCCGTTGCTGAGATCGAAGAGATGATAACGAGCGGTGAGATTTACGGCGGCATGATTCCAAAAGTTCGCGCAGCCATTCAGTGCATTCAAGGACGTGTGCGTGAAGTTGTGATCGTAAGCGGCGAGGAGCCAGGGGTGCTGACGAGAGCGGTACGCGAAGGCGGCGTTGGTACACGAATTGTTCAAATCCATGAAGGGCGGGTGTAA
- the argJ gene encoding bifunctional ornithine acetyltransferase/N-acetylglutamate synthase, translated as MGQDKTALFSVVADGSITTPQGFKAGGLHCGLKKTTRHDLGAIVCEVPAAAAGVYTTNVFQAAPLQVTRESIGAGGVLRAVLVNSGNANACTGKQGEADAYEMRSRFAESIGVSSEQVAVASTGVIGELLKMDKVRAGIDGLPAKLDGNRTGADDFCQAILTTDLVQKMVCVELELDGKCVYVSGAAKGSGMIHPNMATMLGFVTTDAAIGSEALQKVLRLATDLTFNMITVDGDTSTNDMLVAMASGLAGNSELTEAHEGWAAFVAAIRHVCEVLAKAIARDGEGATKLVEVQVNGAVSDDSAQAIAKTVIGSSLVKSAVFGADANWGRIIAAVGRAGQPVNPETVDIRLGDILTLEQSRPVVFDEEVALEYLKGDTVVIRVDLHNGEGTATAWGCDLTYDYVRINAAYRT; from the coding sequence ATGGGACAGGATAAAACAGCCTTGTTCTCGGTCGTCGCTGACGGCTCGATAACAACGCCTCAAGGCTTCAAAGCAGGTGGATTGCACTGTGGTCTCAAAAAAACGACGCGTCACGATCTTGGCGCAATCGTATGCGAGGTTCCAGCAGCAGCAGCGGGCGTATATACAACGAATGTATTTCAAGCTGCTCCGCTTCAAGTAACTCGTGAGAGTATCGGCGCTGGCGGCGTCCTGCGTGCTGTGCTTGTAAATAGCGGCAATGCGAATGCGTGCACAGGTAAGCAAGGCGAAGCGGACGCATACGAAATGCGCTCTAGATTTGCGGAATCAATCGGCGTATCTTCTGAACAGGTAGCCGTAGCATCTACAGGCGTTATTGGCGAGCTTTTGAAAATGGACAAAGTACGCGCTGGCATCGATGGACTGCCTGCTAAGCTGGATGGAAATCGTACAGGCGCGGATGATTTTTGCCAAGCGATTTTAACGACAGATTTGGTTCAAAAGATGGTATGTGTCGAGCTTGAGCTAGACGGCAAGTGTGTATATGTCTCAGGTGCAGCCAAAGGATCCGGCATGATTCATCCGAATATGGCGACGATGCTTGGATTCGTAACGACAGATGCAGCCATTGGAAGCGAAGCGCTTCAGAAGGTGCTGCGCCTTGCGACGGATCTGACTTTCAATATGATTACCGTTGATGGAGATACAAGCACGAACGATATGCTGGTGGCTATGGCGAGTGGACTTGCTGGCAACTCGGAGCTGACAGAGGCTCACGAAGGCTGGGCAGCTTTTGTAGCGGCTATCCGTCATGTATGTGAGGTGCTTGCCAAAGCGATCGCCCGTGATGGCGAAGGGGCAACTAAGCTCGTTGAGGTGCAGGTGAACGGTGCAGTAAGCGACGATTCAGCACAAGCGATTGCAAAGACGGTTATCGGATCGTCACTTGTGAAATCGGCCGTGTTTGGAGCGGACGCGAACTGGGGACGTATTATTGCGGCAGTAGGCCGTGCAGGCCAGCCGGTTAATCCGGAGACAGTGGACATTCGACTTGGCGATATTTTGACGCTGGAGCAATCCCGTCCTGTTGTATTTGATGAAGAGGTTGCCTTGGAATATTTGAAAGGCGATACCGTTGTTATTCGCGTTGACTTACATAATGGCGAAGGAACGGCAACCGCATGGGGCTGCGATTTGACCTATGACTATGTTCGCATTAATGCGGCATATCGGACATAA
- the argC gene encoding N-acetyl-gamma-glutamyl-phosphate reductase: MSIKVKIAIIGSTGYGGVELIRLLASHPLAEVTSVISSSSAGTSITEGYPHLIGISEELLDDVDPAAIKAKADVVFLATPAGVAAKLVPALLEVGLKIIDLSGDFRLKSPALYEQWYKKPAADEAYLKQAVFGLAEIYGDQVKDALFISNPGCYPTATLLGLLPAVKEGWIDPATIIIDAKSGVSGAGRGASLGTHYSELNENLRAYKLNQHQHIPEIEMVLSDTANKPVVTTFTTHLVPMTRGIMSTMYAVVQGERSTSDFIDLYRSYYEGRKFVRIRPEGQWPSTKEVWGSNYCDIGFAVDERTNRVTIVSVIDNLVKGAAGQAIQNLNLMMGWDETLGLQFVPVYP, encoded by the coding sequence ATGAGCATAAAGGTGAAAATAGCGATTATCGGTTCAACTGGCTATGGCGGTGTAGAACTCATTCGATTGCTCGCATCCCATCCGCTGGCAGAGGTGACATCGGTCATTTCGTCATCCAGCGCAGGTACGTCAATAACAGAAGGATATCCACACCTCATCGGCATTAGCGAAGAGCTTCTTGATGATGTCGATCCTGCTGCGATTAAAGCAAAGGCAGATGTTGTATTTCTAGCTACACCTGCTGGCGTAGCAGCTAAGCTGGTTCCAGCTTTGCTTGAAGTTGGTTTGAAAATTATTGATCTATCAGGAGATTTCCGCTTGAAATCGCCAGCTTTATATGAGCAGTGGTATAAGAAGCCTGCAGCGGATGAGGCTTACTTGAAGCAAGCCGTGTTTGGCCTTGCTGAAATATACGGCGACCAAGTGAAGGATGCTCTATTTATTTCTAATCCAGGTTGTTACCCAACTGCGACACTGTTAGGGCTTCTCCCAGCTGTCAAAGAAGGCTGGATTGACCCAGCTACTATTATCATTGACGCCAAGTCAGGCGTTTCCGGTGCTGGTCGCGGTGCGTCGCTAGGCACTCATTATTCAGAACTTAATGAAAATTTAAGAGCATATAAGCTAAATCAGCATCAACATATTCCAGAAATTGAAATGGTTTTATCTGATACGGCTAATAAGCCGGTCGTGACTACCTTTACAACTCATCTCGTACCAATGACGCGCGGCATTATGTCTACGATGTATGCTGTCGTTCAAGGCGAGCGGAGCACTAGCGATTTTATTGATCTCTACCGTTCCTACTATGAAGGACGTAAGTTTGTACGTATTCGTCCAGAGGGACAATGGCCGTCTACTAAAGAAGTTTGGGGCTCCAACTATTGCGATATCGGCTTTGCCGTCGATGAGCGTACGAATCGTGTAACTATCGTTTCTGTTATCGACAACCTGGTTAAAGGCGCTGCGGGTCAAGCGATTCAAAACTTGAACCTGATGATGGGCTGGGACGAGACGCTCGGCTTGCAATTCGTTCCCGTTTATCCTTAA
- a CDS encoding YitT family protein — MKESTAKRRKGGRSYSPRTQSVWNIVQLLIGSAIVAISFNMFMVPNGIASGGVSGISILVQRAAGITPAVTQWAINIPLFIAGLWLLGKRFGAKTALGSIILPLFVLLSNGWPSPTDNPLLAAIYGGIGVGLGLGLVFRGGASTGGLDLAAQILHRYTGLPLSLAIVCFDGCVIIAAGIIISPEVALYALIGLFVTSKTIDFVQSGLQLSKVAFIISDHSDDVAEAILNDLDRGLTRLDGHGGYTGVGRTVLMVVVGQNEVPKLKQIVKSIDPGSFVIISNTAEVIGQGFKLDS; from the coding sequence ATGAAAGAAAGCACGGCGAAGCGGAGAAAAGGTGGACGCAGTTATAGTCCGCGAACCCAATCCGTATGGAATATTGTTCAGCTTCTGATTGGTTCAGCTATCGTAGCGATTAGCTTCAATATGTTCATGGTACCCAATGGAATCGCTTCTGGGGGCGTATCGGGTATATCTATTCTCGTCCAAAGAGCAGCAGGCATTACTCCTGCTGTCACGCAATGGGCGATTAATATTCCGCTGTTTATCGCGGGTTTGTGGCTGCTTGGCAAACGGTTTGGCGCAAAAACAGCGTTAGGATCGATTATTTTGCCTCTATTTGTGCTGCTGTCAAATGGCTGGCCATCACCAACGGACAATCCGCTGCTTGCGGCTATTTATGGTGGTATCGGGGTTGGTCTAGGGCTCGGACTTGTTTTCCGAGGAGGGGCTTCGACAGGTGGCTTGGATTTAGCTGCACAAATTTTACATCGCTACACAGGCCTTCCGCTTAGCTTAGCGATCGTTTGTTTCGACGGCTGCGTCATTATTGCGGCTGGAATAATCATTTCTCCTGAGGTTGCGCTATACGCTTTGATTGGTTTATTCGTGACAAGCAAGACGATTGATTTTGTACAAAGCGGATTGCAGCTATCTAAGGTAGCTTTTATAATCAGCGACCATTCGGATGATGTTGCCGAAGCGATTCTTAATGATTTAGACCGTGGTTTGACGCGGCTTGATGGTCATGGCGGATATACTGGCGTGGGACGTACGGTATTAATGGTAGTAGTCGGTCAAAATGAAGTGCCGAAGCTAAAGCAAATTGTGAAGTCCATTGATCCTGGCAGCTTTGTGATAATTAGCAATACAGCAGAGGTAATTGGTCAGGGCTTCAAGCTGGACAGCTAA